The Brasilonema sennae CENA114 genome includes a region encoding these proteins:
- a CDS encoding TonB-dependent siderophore receptor, whose product MKRDKLFQSFLLISGIIVLIGTPAKGEEVRENGIVQPSTQTVGKVLENNFVVKDVQSKSPVSVSSSGKPRQFQSQIANSLSPVKSDKPSKNIPQLSEIERPATSAAMLVQAGATPTNSPNPAPRNVSPEQRGQHRGTVLITGVKANPTDKGLEVILETTQKDQLQVVNRSTGNNFIADITGGQLRLPSPDAFTFRSEKPLAGIIEITVTNVDANTVRVTVVGEKALPVVELFDDNVGLVFGVGRSATMTQPETPQTTKKPATQTQQDKPAAQQDNPIELVVTGKQDGYRVPDANTGTRLDIPLLETPASIGVITRELIDDTTPKRGEDLIPFIPGVSRGSEADDNQGGNVPEFTIRGFSVARQIYINGLRDSRRFVIRDLANVDRIEILKGLSSLLYGTGAPGGVVNYITKKPQATSSNNITFQAGSFNSYRGEVDFTGPLNTEKTLLYRFVGAAQDADSFYDNVEDNRLLIASTLTWLTGNGGSITLEGDYFQQELNFNSGIKFFKNKFLYDRSYVDPRDRSQRDNYRVSTYIDQPLTKNWSINLSGQYIDINRDLDIFSAAVFNQDRLRFITRPLTESYTQGDLKAELRGNFKIGASEHKQLVGFEYNTFKADTILNISNLIVGSIDPLNPVFNEPLPNFNLGNQFYSNKQYGIYIQDFMKLGQFRVLAGLRYGSFKSKFKPANPTIVETNAQTTFISPTVGLVYNFTDSASVYASFSRSTEPNDGRRADGSLLEPKTATQYEIGTKVNLLNNQLSITGALFDLTQTNIAEPDPNNPDFSILVGEVRSRGLELQAAGKVTDNLSLIAAYTLLDTKINKNSEGLHGNTFINSPSNSLGIYAKYNFTKGALRGLSLSSGLIYVSERQGDSANSFEVPSYVRVDLGAAYTVNHLIFRLGIENLFDTRYVVSVGNAANVLQGSPLAVTGSVSIKF is encoded by the coding sequence ATGAAAAGAGATAAACTATTTCAAAGCTTTCTGCTTATAAGCGGGATTATTGTTTTAATTGGTACTCCCGCAAAAGGTGAGGAAGTACGGGAGAATGGAATAGTCCAACCTTCTACCCAGACAGTAGGAAAAGTTCTAGAAAATAATTTTGTAGTGAAAGATGTCCAGAGCAAATCTCCGGTATCTGTTTCGAGTTCCGGAAAACCTCGGCAATTCCAATCTCAAATAGCAAATTCTTTAAGTCCGGTCAAGTCGGATAAACCAAGTAAGAATATTCCCCAACTCAGCGAAATAGAACGTCCCGCGACCAGTGCAGCTATGTTAGTACAGGCGGGAGCAACACCAACCAACTCCCCGAATCCAGCCCCCAGGAATGTCTCTCCAGAGCAAAGGGGGCAACACAGAGGTACTGTACTAATTACAGGTGTAAAAGCAAATCCCACAGACAAAGGTTTAGAGGTAATCTTAGAAACAACCCAAAAGGATCAGCTGCAAGTTGTTAATCGCAGTACAGGTAATAATTTTATTGCCGATATTACGGGCGGACAGTTGCGATTACCCTCACCAGATGCTTTCACCTTTCGTTCCGAAAAACCCCTTGCGGGGATTATAGAAATAACAGTAACGAATGTTGATGCAAATACTGTGCGGGTGACGGTGGTTGGTGAGAAAGCTTTGCCTGTGGTTGAGTTGTTTGATGATAATGTCGGGTTGGTTTTTGGCGTGGGCAGAAGTGCTACTATGACACAACCAGAGACCCCGCAAACTACTAAAAAGCCAGCAACCCAGACGCAGCAAGATAAGCCAGCCGCACAACAGGATAACCCAATTGAATTGGTGGTAACAGGGAAGCAAGATGGGTATCGAGTACCTGACGCGAACACTGGTACAAGATTAGATATTCCTCTTCTGGAAACTCCTGCCTCTATTGGAGTAATTACAAGAGAATTGATCGATGATACGACTCCAAAGCGTGGAGAAGACTTGATCCCCTTTATCCCTGGTGTCAGCAGAGGGTCAGAAGCAGATGATAATCAGGGAGGTAATGTCCCTGAATTTACGATTCGGGGCTTTAGTGTTGCCAGACAAATTTACATCAATGGTTTACGAGATAGCCGACGTTTTGTGATTCGAGACCTGGCAAATGTAGACCGGATTGAAATTCTCAAAGGACTTTCTTCCTTGCTGTATGGAACAGGCGCACCTGGAGGCGTGGTCAACTACATCACGAAAAAGCCCCAAGCAACATCAAGTAATAATATTACTTTTCAGGCAGGTAGCTTTAATTCCTACCGTGGAGAAGTCGATTTTACAGGTCCACTAAATACAGAGAAGACATTGCTTTATCGGTTTGTAGGAGCGGCTCAAGATGCTGATTCGTTTTACGATAACGTTGAGGACAACCGTCTTTTAATTGCGTCAACGCTTACATGGTTAACTGGCAATGGTGGTTCAATAACACTTGAAGGTGATTATTTTCAGCAAGAGCTAAACTTTAATTCCGGAATCAAGTTTTTTAAAAACAAATTTCTTTACGATCGCAGCTACGTTGATCCGCGCGATCGTAGTCAACGGGATAACTATCGGGTAAGTACCTATATTGACCAACCATTAACCAAAAATTGGTCGATCAATCTCAGTGGTCAGTATATTGACATCAACCGAGATTTAGATATTTTCTCTGCTGCAGTGTTTAATCAAGACAGGTTAAGGTTTATAACCCGACCACTCACAGAAAGTTATACTCAAGGAGATTTGAAGGCTGAGTTACGAGGCAATTTCAAAATAGGCGCATCGGAACACAAACAACTGGTCGGTTTTGAGTACAATACCTTCAAAGCTGACACAATTTTAAACATCAGCAATTTGATTGTTGGTTCTATTGACCCACTCAATCCTGTTTTTAACGAACCACTTCCTAACTTTAATTTAGGTAACCAGTTTTATAGCAACAAACAATATGGTATTTACATACAAGATTTCATGAAACTTGGGCAATTTCGTGTTCTTGCGGGTTTACGTTATGGCTCATTTAAGTCCAAGTTTAAGCCTGCAAATCCCACAATTGTTGAAACAAATGCACAGACAACTTTTATTTCTCCTACTGTAGGATTAGTCTATAATTTCACAGATTCTGCTTCTGTGTACGCCAGTTTTAGTCGCTCAACTGAGCCAAACGATGGTAGACGTGCAGATGGTAGCTTGCTCGAACCCAAAACGGCAACCCAATACGAAATTGGCACCAAAGTTAACCTGCTGAATAATCAACTCAGCATCACTGGTGCCCTTTTCGACCTCACTCAAACCAACATTGCAGAACCTGATCCAAATAATCCAGATTTCAGCATCCTCGTTGGTGAGGTTCGCAGTCGCGGCTTAGAACTGCAAGCAGCAGGTAAAGTAACGGATAACTTGAGCCTGATAGCAGCTTACACGCTATTGGATACTAAAATTAATAAGAATTCCGAAGGCTTGCACGGGAACACGTTTATTAATTCTCCTAGCAATAGTTTAGGAATTTATGCAAAGTATAACTTTACTAAAGGTGCTTTGAGAGGACTTAGCCTCAGTAGTGGTCTAATTTATGTAAGTGAAAGACAAGGAGACAGCGCTAATTCTTTTGAAGTGCCTAGCTATGTGCGGGTAGATTTAGGGGCTGCATATACGGTGAATCACCTCATATTCCGCTTAGGGATTGAGAACTTATTCGATACAAGATATGTTGTGTCTGTTGGAAACGCTGCTAATGTGCTTCAAGGTTCTCCCTTAGCTGTTACAGGTTCAGTGTCCATCAAGTTTTAG
- a CDS encoding TonB-dependent siderophore receptor, giving the protein MEVILETTQGTRLQVTNRSTGNNFIADLSGGQLRLPSGKAFTFRSEKPLAEITEITVQNIDANTVRVTVVGEKALPTVELFDDNAGLVFGVVSQVTATQPPQTPALPAPQQQPAAQQDDAIELVVTGERDGYRVPNASTATKTDTPLRDIPQSIQVVPQEVLRDRKVRNLTEAVETVAGVIDGGNRAGSSASSRFIRGFEQSGNFRNRYRDAPNTYILSSPIGTIEQVEVVKGPASVLFGDTEPGGIVNVTTKKPLSQPFYSIGLEVGNYGFYQPTIDLSGQLTTKRDLLYRLIAGYKGEGNIQDFVEKNEVTVAPSITWELRDNTELNVYYEYTKFVADPAVSSGLLLSDNRLTPRNLYTSYPNFTDSEQSAQRFGYTLTHKFNDNWQVRNNFAGLLSKLIQTQTYTTNVTGDRFATVESYDLDYGYDNYFGQIDLLGKFKTGSISHQLLIGFDVNDYTDTYQGLFNTNLPLLDLNNPNYDVPEPTYDPFLKFQNRVRSYGIYLQDQVTFAENFKLLIGGRYDWVSSTFEIGDFGSLGNTTDEPERNAGAFSPRIGLVYQPSDTISLYASYSRSFRAQTFFNSATQPFDPTKGTQYEVGIKADWLEGKLSTTLAAYHLTKTNVATTDPNNPVFSIQTGEQRSQGIELDVAGEILPGWKVIAAYAYTDAEVTKDTTTPVGNRLNNVPTNQASLWTTYQIQQGTLQGLGFGFGLFYVGERQGDLANSFQIKDYLRTDAALYYRRDRFQAALNVRNLFDIDYASSAYGRNYINRGEPFTITGSISWEF; this is encoded by the coding sequence GTGGAGGTAATTTTAGAGACAACCCAAGGAACTCGACTACAAGTTACAAATCGCAGTACAGGTAATAATTTTATTGCCGATTTATCTGGTGGGCAGTTGCGTTTACCGTCAGGCAAAGCTTTTACGTTTCGTTCCGAAAAACCACTTGCGGAAATTACTGAAATAACAGTACAGAATATTGATGCAAATACTGTGCGAGTCACGGTGGTGGGTGAGAAAGCTTTACCTACAGTTGAGTTATTTGATGATAATGCGGGTTTGGTTTTTGGGGTAGTATCACAGGTAACAGCAACGCAGCCACCCCAAACACCTGCACTCCCTGCACCGCAACAGCAACCAGCAGCGCAACAGGATGACGCGATTGAGTTGGTGGTGACGGGGGAACGGGATGGGTATCGAGTACCGAATGCAAGTACTGCAACGAAGACAGATACACCATTACGGGATATTCCGCAGTCGATTCAGGTTGTACCGCAGGAAGTATTGCGCGATCGCAAGGTGAGAAACCTAACGGAAGCAGTGGAAACTGTCGCTGGTGTGATAGATGGTGGCAACCGAGCTGGTTCATCCGCATCCAGCAGATTCATCCGAGGATTTGAGCAATCAGGTAACTTTCGCAATCGCTATCGAGATGCGCCTAATACATACATCCTCAGCAGTCCCATTGGCACAATTGAGCAAGTGGAAGTTGTGAAAGGCCCCGCTTCTGTGCTTTTTGGAGACACAGAACCTGGTGGAATTGTCAATGTCACCACGAAAAAACCCCTGAGTCAACCTTTTTACAGTATTGGGTTGGAGGTGGGAAACTACGGATTCTACCAACCAACTATCGATTTATCAGGCCAATTGACGACCAAGCGTGATCTACTGTACCGCTTAATCGCTGGTTATAAAGGTGAAGGCAATATTCAAGATTTCGTCGAGAAGAATGAGGTGACAGTAGCACCCTCAATCACTTGGGAACTAAGGGATAATACAGAGTTAAATGTGTACTATGAGTACACTAAATTTGTTGCCGATCCTGCTGTGAGTAGTGGTTTGCTACTGAGTGATAATCGTCTAACTCCACGAAATCTCTATACTAGTTACCCCAACTTCACTGATAGCGAACAGTCCGCCCAAAGATTTGGCTACACTTTAACTCACAAATTTAATGACAACTGGCAAGTTCGGAATAATTTTGCGGGGCTACTTTCTAAACTCATACAAACCCAAACTTATACAACCAATGTGACGGGCGATCGCTTTGCCACAGTAGAGTCCTACGATTTGGACTATGGCTATGATAACTACTTCGGACAAATCGATTTATTAGGCAAGTTCAAAACAGGATCAATTTCCCATCAACTGCTGATTGGCTTTGATGTCAATGATTATACTGATACTTACCAGGGGCTGTTTAATACCAATTTACCCCTTCTTGACCTGAACAACCCCAATTATGATGTTCCAGAGCCAACTTATGATCCATTTCTCAAATTTCAAAACCGGGTGCGTTCCTATGGAATCTATCTTCAGGATCAAGTTACGTTTGCTGAAAATTTCAAACTGCTGATTGGTGGTCGTTATGATTGGGTTTCTAGCACATTTGAAATTGGTGATTTTGGCTCACTGGGAAATACCACAGATGAGCCAGAAAGAAATGCTGGAGCTTTTAGTCCTCGGATCGGTTTAGTCTATCAGCCCAGTGATACGATTTCTCTCTATGCCAGCTACAGTCGCTCATTTCGCGCCCAAACCTTCTTTAATTCCGCTACTCAACCCTTTGATCCCACCAAAGGCACTCAGTACGAAGTTGGCATCAAAGCAGATTGGCTAGAGGGTAAGCTCTCCACAACTTTAGCGGCTTATCATCTCACTAAGACTAACGTGGCAACGACCGATCCAAACAACCCCGTGTTTTCGATTCAGACTGGAGAGCAACGCAGCCAAGGGATTGAGTTAGATGTTGCAGGTGAGATTCTACCTGGGTGGAAGGTGATTGCTGCCTACGCTTACACTGATGCAGAAGTCACCAAGGATACTACTACTCCGGTTGGTAATCGACTCAATAATGTACCTACAAATCAAGCAAGCCTTTGGACTACATATCAGATTCAGCAGGGCACTCTGCAAGGGTTAGGATTTGGTTTTGGGCTATTTTATGTAGGCGAGAGACAGGGTGATTTAGCTAACTCGTTTCAGATAAAGGATTACTTGCGTACTGATGCAGCCCTTTACTACCGTCGCGATCGCTTCCAGGCCGCACTCAACGTCCGTAATCTATTTGATATAGACTACGCCAGTTCCGCCTATGGCAGAAATTATATCAACAGAGGTGAGCCGTTTACCATTACTGGCTCCATCAGTTGGGAGTTTTAA
- a CDS encoding AraC family transcriptional regulator — protein sequence MTISISEEAFDDLYDETVEDCYQLDPDDELDMVQLTPMLVGHGYSRKIILREGLELHIDNSRWCNRLLIIRPERESWLDFHFHLCGQHKDKYTEVGDHQYVLYGSGIAPKDTIDSVHSDYVLEVTVSMQPEVLHSFIGNFQGQLPAQFCHLIRKPDQEHYTRCGSITPMMKRMLWQILRCPYQGITKRMCLQGKVLEVVALVLEQEAEIYKGQIQSVSLEPERRDRIYHAREILLQNLDHPLSLGELARQAGLNECTLKREFRQVFGKTVFSYLRDYRLEQARQLLETEDISTTEVSRLVGFANRGYFAAAFREKFGLNPKEYKKQRKNSV from the coding sequence TTGACGATCAGCATCTCAGAGGAAGCCTTCGACGATTTATATGATGAAACTGTTGAAGATTGCTATCAATTAGATCCCGATGACGAGCTAGATATGGTGCAGCTAACGCCTATGCTTGTGGGACATGGCTATTCAAGAAAAATTATACTAAGGGAAGGGCTGGAACTACACATTGATAATTCTCGATGGTGCAATCGCCTGCTTATTATTCGCCCAGAACGGGAAAGCTGGTTAGATTTTCACTTCCATCTCTGTGGACAACACAAGGATAAATATACTGAGGTGGGTGACCATCAGTACGTGCTTTATGGTAGCGGCATAGCCCCCAAAGACACAATAGATAGTGTTCACAGCGATTATGTTTTGGAAGTAACAGTCTCTATGCAACCAGAGGTGCTACATTCTTTCATTGGCAACTTCCAAGGACAGCTTCCTGCCCAATTTTGCCATTTGATTCGTAAACCCGATCAAGAACACTACACGCGCTGTGGAAGTATAACACCTATGATGAAGCGTATGTTGTGGCAAATTTTACGCTGTCCCTATCAGGGTATTACTAAACGGATGTGTTTGCAAGGAAAAGTACTGGAAGTAGTGGCATTGGTACTAGAGCAAGAGGCAGAAATTTACAAAGGGCAAATACAAAGTGTTAGTTTAGAGCCAGAGCGACGCGATCGCATCTATCACGCTAGAGAAATTTTATTACAGAATTTAGATCATCCGCTTTCATTGGGCGAGTTAGCAAGGCAAGCAGGACTAAACGAATGCACCCTCAAGCGTGAATTTCGTCAAGTGTTTGGTAAGACAGTGTTTAGCTACTTGCGTGATTATCGCTTAGAACAAGCCCGCCAACTACTGGAAACGGAAGATATAAGTACGACGGAAGTTTCGCGGCTGGTGGGATTTGCTAATCGGGGTTATTTTGCGGCTGCATTCCGAGAGAAATTTGGACTAAATCCCAAAGAATACAAAAAGCAACGAAAAAATTCCGTCTAG
- a CDS encoding GNAT family N-acetyltransferase has protein sequence MIVIELLGKQHDRDSFNCGNEALNQFLKQTARQHIQKGVSRTFVLVNTEQPEAIIGFFTLTLCEVRVDNLSAKFFKKYPSKVPGVKLARLAVDQAYQRQGIGEVLMIEAMQRALIVAENAGSIGLFVDAKDESAKTYYSGYGFVSLEDASLELFLPLSVIEQMLE, from the coding sequence GTGATAGTCATTGAATTATTAGGTAAGCAGCATGACCGCGATAGCTTTAACTGTGGCAATGAAGCATTAAATCAATTCCTTAAACAAACAGCAAGACAGCATATCCAAAAAGGTGTTTCCCGTACTTTCGTTCTAGTTAATACAGAGCAGCCAGAGGCGATAATTGGTTTCTTCACATTAACATTGTGTGAAGTGCGCGTAGACAATTTGAGCGCGAAATTTTTTAAGAAATATCCTTCAAAAGTTCCTGGTGTCAAGCTGGCAAGATTAGCAGTCGATCAAGCCTATCAGCGACAAGGAATTGGAGAAGTTTTGATGATTGAAGCAATGCAGCGTGCCTTAATTGTTGCAGAAAATGCGGGAAGCATTGGTTTATTTGTTGATGCAAAAGATGAAAGTGCAAAAACCTACTACTCTGGCTATGGCTTCGTCAGCTTGGAAGATGCGTCTTTAGAACTATTTTTGCCATTGTCAGTCATTGAGCAAATGCTTGAGTAA
- a CDS encoding DUF1778 domain-containing protein has translation MSNSHKNTVRITARIAVSIQETLERAAELSGATLNQFMIQAALKEAKKIIEDERVIILSQNDADTVFSLIENPPVPNAKLKAALKKHKEFFSDSH, from the coding sequence ATGTCTAATAGTCACAAAAATACAGTTCGGATAACAGCGAGAATTGCTGTGAGTATTCAAGAAACTCTAGAAAGAGCAGCAGAATTATCAGGTGCTACCTTGAATCAGTTTATGATTCAGGCAGCGTTGAAAGAAGCAAAAAAAATCATAGAAGATGAACGAGTGATTATTTTGTCACAAAATGATGCTGATACGGTATTTAGCCTAATTGAGAATCCTCCTGTACCGAATGCCAAGTTAAAAGCAGCCTTGAAAAAGCACAAGGAATTTTTCAGTGATAGTCATTGA
- a CDS encoding phosphatidate cytidylyltransferase: MPWSRIFSGIVAIALALSATLLGGWPYTLLFAVIVFLGQLEYFDLVRAKGIAPTAKTTMFVSQVLLIICTLDRNLADAVMPLAGTFICFYLLFQPKMATIADIAASILGLFYTGYLPSYWVRLRSLDSATISNLPVSDYLSIIWTNIVNGNFSALPQGLTGTALTFMCIWAADIGAYFFGKFFGKTPLSNISPKKTVEGAVFGIAGSVIVAVVTAYYLNWPKFVFTGVALGLLIGIASLLGDLTESMLKRDAGVKDSGQLIPGHGGILDRTDSYIFTAPLVYYFVTLLLPLVGK; encoded by the coding sequence ATGCCCTGGTCTCGGATTTTTAGTGGAATTGTTGCAATAGCCCTTGCTTTGAGCGCCACTCTTTTGGGTGGATGGCCTTATACTCTTTTATTTGCGGTTATTGTCTTTCTAGGTCAACTAGAATATTTTGATTTGGTGCGAGCAAAAGGCATAGCTCCTACTGCTAAAACCACCATGTTTGTCAGTCAAGTCTTGCTCATTATTTGCACTTTAGATCGGAACTTGGCTGATGCCGTAATGCCACTGGCTGGCACTTTTATTTGTTTTTACCTGCTGTTTCAGCCAAAAATGGCAACAATAGCGGATATTGCCGCTTCCATTTTAGGACTATTTTACACAGGGTATCTGCCGAGTTATTGGGTGCGGTTGCGATCGCTCGACAGTGCGACTATCAGCAATCTACCTGTGAGTGATTACCTGTCCATAATTTGGACAAATATAGTCAACGGAAATTTTAGCGCATTACCCCAAGGTCTGACCGGAACAGCACTCACATTTATGTGTATTTGGGCCGCTGACATTGGTGCTTACTTTTTTGGGAAATTTTTTGGGAAAACGCCTTTATCAAATATCAGTCCGAAAAAAACAGTCGAAGGAGCGGTTTTTGGTATTGCTGGCAGTGTTATCGTCGCTGTCGTCACAGCATATTATCTCAATTGGCCTAAGTTCGTTTTTACTGGTGTCGCATTAGGTTTGCTGATTGGTATTGCTAGTTTATTGGGTGATTTGACCGAATCTATGCTCAAGCGTGATGCTGGGGTAAAGGATTCAGGGCAGTTAATTCCTGGTCATGGAGGTATCTTGGATCGTACGGATAGTTATATTTTCACGGCTCCTTTGGTTTATTATTTTGTGACTTTGTTGTTGCCATTGGTGGGTAAGTAG
- the cbiT gene encoding precorrin-6Y C5,15-methyltransferase subunit CbiT, whose product MPCQLWPYITPGIPDDLFERLPGIPLSKREIRLLLLAQLRLLPNTVLWDIGAGTGTIPIEVGLLCPRGQIFAVERDEEVANLIRHNCDRFEVKNVEVIEGSAPECLHNLKLAPDRVCIEGGHSIQEIMKAAWHYLQPSGRVVATAANLESLYAISQSFAQLQARNVEVIQSAVNRLETRGSSATFTAVNPIFILSGEKLD is encoded by the coding sequence ATGCCCTGCCAACTTTGGCCTTATATTACTCCTGGTATTCCAGATGATTTATTTGAACGCTTGCCAGGAATTCCCCTCAGCAAGCGAGAAATTCGACTGCTGTTGCTTGCCCAACTGCGTCTTTTACCCAACACTGTGTTATGGGATATTGGTGCAGGTACAGGAACGATTCCAATAGAAGTGGGGTTACTGTGCCCAAGAGGACAGATCTTTGCTGTAGAACGAGATGAAGAAGTCGCCAACTTGATCCGCCACAATTGCGATCGCTTTGAGGTAAAAAATGTCGAAGTCATTGAAGGGAGCGCTCCTGAGTGTTTACATAACTTAAAACTTGCTCCTGATCGTGTTTGTATTGAAGGAGGACATTCCATTCAAGAAATTATGAAGGCAGCGTGGCATTACTTGCAACCCTCAGGTCGAGTTGTCGCCACAGCTGCTAATCTAGAAAGTCTGTATGCTATTTCTCAAAGCTTTGCCCAACTGCAAGCGAGAAATGTTGAAGTCATCCAGTCGGCTGTGAACCGTTTAGAAACGCGAGGTTCTTCTGCGACTTTTACTGCGGTTAATCCCATTTTTATTCTCAGTGGTGAGAAACTAGACTAG
- a CDS encoding serine/threonine protein kinase, which yields MNAQVLGDRYEVQQQLGKKTGRRTLLARDLLTNEMVVVKLLSFSSDFEWDDLKLFEREAETLKKIAHPCIPRYLDYFEINSSNIKGFALVQTYIPAQTLEQYIKAGRTFTEPEVKQIAKALLKILIYLHEQKPPTIHRDIKPSNILLTNRSGNSVGEIYLVDFGSVQTVAAGEGGTITVVGTYGYMPQEQFGGRTVPASDLYSLGATLIYLVTGIQPADLPQKDLRIQFEQTAILSPILTEWLRWMSEPSLERRLSSAREALAALEHPLLLQQQHSEEMLLTDRKRGSWYWDGQHWITKDQEVSQKLNTKSESGRHSLTIQMTKPAGSKITLKQDENSFDLLIPPTGFQPSMTFMVLFAISWNTFILFWTICALAAPFPINIPFALFSLPFWGAGFQMLSSILFPLCRRTRLRLNREKIAFVWDFFGLKFNRVASAPTQDITKLVYSPKTFQIDSQGKRVDILPQLIIWAGVRKYQLGGGHGPIKSEPEIEWLAHELSDWLGLPLTQE from the coding sequence ATGAATGCTCAAGTATTAGGCGATCGCTACGAAGTACAGCAGCAATTAGGGAAAAAGACTGGGCGACGGACGCTTTTAGCTCGTGATCTTCTGACAAACGAAATGGTGGTTGTCAAGTTACTGTCTTTTAGCAGTGACTTTGAGTGGGATGATCTCAAGCTGTTTGAGCGAGAAGCTGAAACTCTAAAGAAGATAGCACATCCGTGTATTCCTCGCTATTTAGACTATTTTGAGATAAATTCATCAAATATCAAAGGGTTTGCTCTCGTACAAACTTATATACCAGCACAAACCTTAGAACAATACATCAAAGCTGGACGTACTTTTACAGAACCAGAAGTTAAACAGATAGCTAAAGCACTTTTAAAAATTCTCATCTACTTACACGAGCAAAAACCTCCTACAATCCACCGAGATATTAAGCCTAGTAATATTTTGCTGACAAATCGCTCTGGCAATAGTGTCGGTGAAATCTACTTGGTAGATTTTGGCTCAGTGCAGACTGTAGCCGCAGGTGAAGGCGGGACAATAACTGTAGTCGGAACTTATGGCTACATGCCACAAGAGCAATTTGGTGGACGTACGGTTCCGGCATCTGATCTCTACAGCTTGGGTGCGACTTTAATTTACTTAGTCACGGGGATACAACCAGCAGATTTACCTCAAAAGGACTTACGGATTCAATTTGAGCAAACGGCAATTCTGAGTCCTATTTTAACTGAGTGGTTACGCTGGATGAGCGAACCTAGTTTAGAACGACGGTTAAGTTCTGCGCGTGAAGCACTAGCAGCTTTAGAACATCCACTACTTTTACAACAACAGCACTCAGAAGAAATGCTCCTTACAGACAGGAAGAGAGGGAGTTGGTATTGGGATGGTCAACATTGGATTACTAAAGATCAAGAAGTTTCGCAAAAGCTTAACACCAAAAGTGAGTCTGGACGTCATAGTTTAACCATTCAAATGACGAAACCAGCAGGAAGCAAAATCACACTCAAGCAAGATGAAAATTCTTTTGATCTTCTGATTCCACCAACTGGTTTTCAGCCGTCGATGACGTTCATGGTTTTGTTTGCTATTTCTTGGAATACTTTTATTCTTTTTTGGACAATCTGCGCCCTTGCAGCACCTTTTCCAATAAACATACCCTTTGCTTTATTCTCGCTTCCTTTTTGGGGTGCTGGTTTTCAGATGTTGTCTTCGATTTTATTTCCTTTGTGCAGAAGGACTCGACTTCGTTTAAATCGGGAAAAAATTGCCTTCGTCTGGGATTTTTTTGGCTTGAAATTCAATCGTGTTGCTTCAGCACCAACACAGGATATCACTAAGTTAGTATACTCACCGAAGACCTTTCAAATAGATTCTCAGGGTAAGAGAGTTGACATTTTACCTCAGTTGATAATTTGGGCCGGAGTGCGTAAATATCAGCTTGGTGGTGGTCATGGTCCTATAAAATCTGAACCAGAAATTGAATGGCTTGCTCATGAATTAAGTGATTGGTTGGGTTTACCTTTGACGCAAGAATGA